A window from Camelus bactrianus isolate YW-2024 breed Bactrian camel chromosome 23, ASM4877302v1, whole genome shotgun sequence encodes these proteins:
- the LOC141574829 gene encoding uncharacterized protein LOC141574829, whose amino-acid sequence MEETFNSTEVPLAPRREERSDSSSPGGSLGPRGGRGSHWRRPLPPAVNPAARPRPTGGAWQDAGPRGLSGRHQDGRALGVRTCWRPRAPFTATAADQRRRSARRLRGLTPRGGRPPWRPWKSWRRPSSPSSPSSGRHRRCRCLSRHRNRRRLSPLSRTRGLNRHRLPPSPLSRYRRRLSPFSRYRRRLSPLSRYRRRLSPFSRYRRSRRISRLSRRRLNPYRSRCSPLSRYRRRLCRYRRRLSPLSRYRRLSRYRSRRSPLSRHGRRRRLRPFSRYRRRLSRLSRYRRSLSPLSRYRRLSRYRSRRRLSPLSRYRRLSRYRSRLSPFSRYRRRLSRLSRYRRLSRYRSRRCLSRYRRRLSPLSRYRSRRRLSRYRRRLSRYRRLSRYRRRRSPLSRHGRRRRRLNQYRRLSPLSRHGRRRRLSPFSRHGRRRRLSPFSRYRRRLSPLSRYRRISPFSQYRRRLSPLSRYRRLSRYRRRLSPFSQYRRRLSPLSLYRSRRSLSRYRRRLSPLSRYRRLSRHRSLNRHRRLPSRGSGAAAQTEG is encoded by the exons TACCCCTCGCCCCTCGCCGGGAAGAACGCAGTGACTCCAGCAGCCCTGGCGGCTCTTTGGGCCCaaggggcgggcgcggcagccattggcggaggccgctgcctccggctgtcaatcccgcggcccggccccgccccaccggcggagcgtggcaggacgcagggccgcgggggctgtcggGACGGCACCAAGATGGCCGCGCGCTTGGGGTCCGCACCTGCTGGCGGCCCCGAGCCCCGTTCactgccaccgctgctgaccAGAGACGCCGGTCGGCCCGGCGACTCCGGGGGCTGAccccgcggggcgggaggccgccatggcgaccctggaaaagctggcgaaggccttcaagtccctcaagtccttccagcggccgccaccgccgctgccgctgcctcagccggcaccgcaaccgccgccgcctcagccccctcagccggacCCGCGGCCTCAACCGCCACCGCCTTCCgcccagccccctcagccggtaccgccgccgcctcagccctttcagccggtaccgccgccgcctcagccctctcagccggtaccgccgccgcctcagccctttcagccggtaccgccgcagCCGCCGCATCAGCCgtctcagccgccgccgcctcaacCCGTACCGCAGCCGTtgcagccccctcagccggtaccgccgccgacTCTGCCgttaccgccgccgcctcagccctctcagccggtaccgccgcctcagccggtaccgcagccgccgcagccccctcagccggcacggccgccgccgccgcctcaggcccttcagccggtaccgccgccgcctcagccgcctcagccggtaccgccgcagcctcagccctctcagccggtaccgccgcctcagccggtaccgcagccgccgccgcctcagccctctcagccggtaccgccgcctcagccggtaccgcagccgcctcagccccttcagccggtaccgccgccgcctcagccgtctcagccggtaccgccgcctcagccggtaccgcagccgccgctgcctcagccggtaccgccgccgcctcagccctctcagccggtaccgcagccgccgccgcctcagccggtaccgccgccgcctcagccggtaccgccgcctcagcaGGTACCGCAGACGccgcagccccctcagccggcacggccgccgccgccgccgcctcaaccagtaccgccgcctcagccctctcagccggcacggccgccgccgccgcctcagccccttcagccggcacggccgccgccgccgcctcagccccttcagccggtaccgccgccgcctcagccccctcagccggtatcGCCGCATCAGCCCCTTCAGCcagtaccgccgccgcctcagccccctcagccggtatcgccgcctcagccggtaccgccgccgcctcagccccttcagccagtaccgccgccgcctcagccccctcagcctgtaccgcagccgccgcagcctcagccggtaccgccgccgcctcagccctctcagccggtaccgccgcctcagccggcaccgcagcctcaaccgccaccgccgACTGCCCAGCCGTGGgtcaggagccgctgcacagacg gaaggttaa